Proteins encoded by one window of Enterobacter hormaechei subsp. xiangfangensis:
- the ytfR gene encoding galactofuranose ABC transporter, ATP-binding protein YtfR: MTTEQHQEILRTEGLSKFFPGVKALDNVDFSLRRGEIMALLGENGAGKSTLIKTLTGVYHADRGAIWLEGNAISPKNTAHAQQLGIGTVYQEVNLLPNMSVADNLFIGREPRRFGLLRRKEMEARAAKLMESYGFSLDVREPLNRFSVAMQQIVAICRAIDLSAKVLILDEPTASLDTQEVEMLFTLMRQLRNQGVSLIFVTHFLDQVYEVSDRITVLRNGSFVGCRETRELPQIELVKMMLGRELETNALQRAGRTLLSEKPIAAFHDYGRKGTIAPFNLEVRPGEIVGLAGLLGSGRTETAEVIFGIKPADSGTALIKGKPQTLRSPHQASCLGVGFCPEDRKTDGIIAAASVRENIILALQAQRGWLRPIPKREQNAIAERFIRQLGIRTPSAEQPIEFLSGGNQQKVLLSRWLLTKPQFLILDEPTRGIDVGAHAEIIRLIETLCADGLALLVISSELEELVGYADRVIIMRDRRQVAEIPLDKLSVPAIMNAIAA, encoded by the coding sequence ATGACCACCGAACAACACCAGGAAATCCTTCGCACAGAGGGCCTGAGTAAATTTTTCCCTGGCGTTAAGGCGCTGGATAACGTTGATTTCAGCCTGCGGCGGGGGGAGATCATGGCGTTGCTCGGCGAAAACGGGGCGGGGAAGTCGACGCTGATTAAAACCCTGACCGGGGTCTATCACGCCGATCGCGGCGCTATCTGGCTGGAAGGTAACGCCATTTCGCCCAAAAACACCGCGCATGCGCAGCAACTGGGGATCGGCACGGTCTACCAGGAAGTGAACCTGCTGCCAAACATGTCGGTAGCGGACAACCTGTTTATTGGCCGCGAGCCCAGACGTTTTGGCCTGCTGCGCCGCAAAGAGATGGAAGCGCGCGCCGCGAAGCTGATGGAATCGTATGGCTTCTCTCTCGACGTGCGCGAACCGCTGAACCGTTTCTCCGTGGCGATGCAGCAGATCGTGGCGATCTGTCGCGCTATCGATCTCTCGGCGAAAGTGCTGATCCTCGATGAACCCACCGCCAGCCTCGATACCCAGGAAGTGGAGATGCTTTTTACCCTGATGCGCCAGCTGCGTAATCAGGGCGTTAGCCTGATTTTCGTGACGCATTTCCTCGATCAGGTTTACGAGGTGAGCGACCGTATTACGGTGCTGCGCAACGGCAGCTTTGTCGGCTGCCGGGAAACCCGCGAGCTGCCGCAGATAGAGCTGGTCAAAATGATGCTGGGCCGCGAGCTGGAGACCAACGCGCTTCAGCGCGCGGGCCGTACGCTGCTGAGCGAAAAACCGATCGCCGCGTTTCACGATTACGGCAGAAAAGGGACCATCGCGCCGTTTAACCTCGAGGTACGCCCCGGTGAAATTGTGGGACTGGCGGGTCTGTTAGGCTCCGGGCGCACCGAAACCGCCGAAGTCATCTTCGGGATCAAACCTGCCGACAGCGGAACGGCGCTGATCAAAGGCAAACCACAAACGCTACGTTCACCGCATCAGGCGTCGTGCCTCGGCGTGGGCTTCTGCCCGGAGGACAGGAAAACGGACGGTATTATTGCCGCCGCCTCGGTGCGGGAAAACATCATTCTGGCGCTACAGGCCCAGCGCGGCTGGCTGCGTCCGATCCCTAAGCGCGAGCAGAACGCGATTGCCGAGCGCTTCATCCGCCAGCTCGGTATACGTACCCCGAGCGCGGAACAGCCCATCGAGTTCCTCTCGGGCGGTAATCAGCAGAAGGTGTTGCTCTCGCGCTGGCTGCTCACCAAGCCGCAATTCCTGATCCTCGACGAGCCCACGCGCGGTATCGACGTGGGCGCGCACGCCGAAATCATCCGGCTTATCGAAACGCTCTGCGCCGACGGTCTGGCGCTGCTGGTGATCTCGTCTGAGCTGGAGGAGCTGGTCGGCTATGCCGATCGCGTCATCATCATGCGCGATCGCAGGCAGGTGGCAGAGATCCCGCTGGATAAACTGTCGGTTCCGGCGATCATGAATGCCATCGCGGCGTAA
- the ytfT gene encoding galactofuranose ABC transporter, ATP-binding protein YtfT encodes MMSRSLSQTGEAKRRFSWPTGTPQIVALLLVLLVDSLVAPHFFQIVVQDGRLFGSPIDILNRAAPVALLAIGMTLVIATGGIDLSVGAVMAIAGATAASMTVAGHSLPVVLLAALGSGVLAGLWNGILVAVLKIQPFVATLILMVAGRGVAQLITSGQIVTFNSPSLAWIGSGNFLFFPTPVIVALVTLVVFWLFTRKTALGMFIEAVGINIRAAKNAGVNTRLMVMLTYVLSGVCAAIAGVIVAADIRGADANNAGLWLELDAILAVVIGGGSLMGGRFNLLLSVVGALIIQGMNTGILLSGFQPELNQVVKAVVVLIVLIVQSPRFITLIKRFRGHDKT; translated from the coding sequence GTGATGTCCCGTTCTCTTTCGCAAACTGGCGAAGCGAAGCGCCGCTTCAGCTGGCCGACCGGCACGCCGCAAATCGTGGCGCTGCTGCTGGTGCTGCTGGTGGATAGCCTGGTGGCTCCGCATTTTTTCCAGATCGTCGTGCAGGATGGCCGGCTGTTTGGTAGCCCGATCGACATCTTAAATCGTGCCGCGCCCGTGGCGCTGCTGGCGATTGGTATGACGCTGGTCATTGCCACTGGCGGGATCGACCTCTCCGTCGGTGCGGTAATGGCGATTGCGGGCGCCACCGCCGCCTCGATGACCGTCGCCGGGCACAGCCTGCCGGTGGTTCTGCTGGCCGCGCTGGGCTCCGGCGTGCTAGCCGGGCTATGGAACGGCATTCTGGTCGCGGTGCTCAAGATCCAGCCGTTTGTCGCGACGTTGATTTTGATGGTGGCCGGGCGCGGTGTGGCGCAGCTTATCACCTCCGGTCAAATCGTCACCTTTAACTCCCCGAGCCTGGCGTGGATCGGCAGCGGTAATTTTCTGTTCTTCCCGACGCCGGTGATCGTCGCGTTGGTGACGCTGGTGGTGTTCTGGCTTTTCACCCGCAAAACGGCGCTCGGGATGTTCATCGAAGCGGTGGGGATTAACATTCGGGCCGCGAAAAACGCCGGGGTAAATACGCGGCTGATGGTGATGCTGACTTACGTGCTGAGCGGCGTCTGTGCTGCGATTGCCGGGGTGATCGTGGCCGCCGATATTCGCGGAGCGGATGCCAATAACGCCGGACTCTGGCTCGAGCTGGATGCGATCCTTGCGGTGGTTATCGGCGGTGGATCGCTGATGGGCGGACGTTTTAATCTGCTGCTCTCGGTGGTGGGGGCGTTGATTATTCAGGGTATGAATACCGGTATTTTGCTCTCCGGGTTCCAGCCGGAGCTGAATCAGGTCGTCAAAGCGGTCGTGGTGCTTATCGTGCTTATCGTGCAGTCGCCGCGCTTTATCACTCTCATTAAGAGGTTCCGCGGTCATGATAAAACGTAA
- the yjfF gene encoding galactofuranose ABC transporter, permease protein YjfF, which yields MIKRNLPLMITLGVFVLGYLYCLTQFPGFASTRVICNILTDNAFLGIIAVGMTFVILSGGIDLSVGSVIAFTGVFLAKAIGFWGISPLLAFPLVLVMGCAFGAFMGLLIDALKIPAFIITLAGMFFLRGVSYLVSEESIPINHPIYDTLSSLAWKIPGGGRLSAMGLLMLGVVVIGIFLAHRTRFGNQVYAIGGSATSANLMGISTRSTTIRIYMLSTGLATLAGIVFSVYTQAGYALAGVGVELDAIASVVIGGTLLSGGVGTVLGTLFGVAIQGLIQTYINFDGTLSSWWTKIAIGILLFIFIALQRGLTVLWENRQSSPVTRVNTSVTGR from the coding sequence ATGATAAAACGTAATTTGCCGTTAATGATCACGCTGGGCGTGTTCGTGCTGGGATACCTTTACTGCCTGACCCAGTTCCCGGGCTTCGCCTCCACGCGGGTGATTTGCAACATCCTGACCGACAATGCCTTTTTAGGCATTATCGCCGTCGGCATGACGTTTGTGATCCTCTCCGGCGGGATCGATCTCTCCGTTGGGTCGGTGATCGCCTTTACCGGCGTGTTCCTTGCCAAGGCGATTGGCTTTTGGGGCATTTCGCCGCTGCTGGCTTTTCCGCTGGTGCTGGTCATGGGCTGCGCGTTCGGCGCCTTTATGGGGCTTTTGATCGATGCGCTGAAAATCCCGGCCTTTATTATCACCCTCGCCGGGATGTTCTTCCTGCGCGGCGTGAGCTATCTGGTGTCGGAGGAGTCAATTCCGATAAACCACCCGATCTACGACACGCTCTCCAGCCTGGCGTGGAAAATCCCCGGCGGGGGGCGCCTGAGCGCAATGGGGCTGCTGATGCTGGGCGTGGTGGTGATCGGGATCTTCCTCGCCCACCGTACCCGGTTTGGTAACCAGGTTTATGCCATTGGCGGCAGCGCCACGTCCGCGAACCTGATGGGAATTTCCACGCGCAGCACGACTATCCGCATCTACATGCTTTCGACCGGGCTGGCCACGCTCGCGGGGATTGTATTCTCGGTTTATACCCAGGCAGGCTATGCCCTGGCGGGGGTGGGCGTTGAGCTGGACGCCATTGCCTCGGTGGTGATTGGCGGTACGCTGCTCAGCGGCGGGGTGGGGACGGTGCTCGGCACGCTGTTTGGCGTGGCGATCCAGGGGTTGATTCAGACCTATATCAACTTCGACGGCACGCTCAGCTCCTGGTGGACCAAAATTGCCATCGGCATTCTGTTGTTTATTTTCATCGCGCTCCAGCGCGGCCTGACGGTGCTGTGGGAGAACCGCCAGAGCTCGCCTGTTACCCGGGTGAATACCTCTGTAACAGGGCGATAA
- a CDS encoding methyl-accepting chemotaxis protein, which produces MLKTLSIRTGLLSLLAVMTLLLLIVSGIGIYALTQSSASLQRINHLQGEQMVQLNAGYTLILRARNEAGQAVRMMEVGLLDDAARAVKTINQEVALAQKMLKDVIGSGVADEQGQKLLDNVAASLAVYNQQGISPMLKALNEQSADSYYDLLENKLVPVAKQFDNDMQAFQAWSEARGKAEVSAVQASKTRVLILIIVAALLTAGIIVLAWLVLRHMLLKPLSASIAQLEHVAAGDLTHTLNAPASQEFNRLNAAIEGMRQSLMDSVLRVRDASSQIDTGSRELTAGNMNLAQRTESTATSLEQTAASMEEITATVKLNADNAEQAHQLAKSVSDTADHGSEMVCYVIEKMRDISGSSARIADILSVIDGIAFQTNILALNASVEAARAGEQGRGFAVVAGEVRNLASRSADAAKEIRSLISDSQTHVNEGSELAQQAGETMDEIATEVLRMTKLMREIATASQEQSRGIEQVNIAVNQMDETAQQNAALVQQSSAATRSLEEQSRELMEAMASFKLTTQTA; this is translated from the coding sequence ATGCTTAAAACGCTATCGATTCGTACCGGCTTGCTCTCTTTACTGGCCGTTATGACCCTTCTGCTGCTGATTGTCAGCGGCATCGGCATTTATGCCCTTACACAAAGTTCCGCTTCTCTCCAGCGCATCAATCATCTTCAGGGTGAACAGATGGTGCAACTGAATGCCGGCTATACGCTGATCCTGCGCGCGCGTAACGAAGCGGGGCAGGCCGTCCGCATGATGGAGGTCGGCCTGCTGGACGATGCGGCCAGGGCGGTCAAAACCATTAACCAGGAAGTGGCGCTGGCACAGAAAATGCTGAAGGACGTGATCGGCAGCGGCGTGGCGGATGAGCAGGGGCAAAAGCTGCTGGATAACGTCGCCGCGAGCCTGGCGGTGTACAACCAGCAGGGTATCAGCCCGATGCTGAAAGCCCTGAACGAGCAAAGCGCGGACAGCTATTACGATCTGCTGGAAAACAAGCTGGTCCCGGTGGCGAAGCAGTTTGATAACGATATGCAGGCGTTCCAGGCATGGAGCGAGGCGCGCGGCAAAGCGGAGGTGAGCGCCGTGCAGGCGAGTAAAACCCGCGTGCTGATCCTGATTATCGTCGCGGCGCTGCTGACGGCTGGCATTATCGTGCTGGCCTGGCTGGTTCTGCGCCATATGCTGCTCAAGCCGCTTTCAGCCTCGATTGCCCAGCTGGAACATGTGGCGGCCGGGGATTTAACCCATACCCTGAACGCGCCGGCGAGCCAGGAATTTAATCGCCTTAACGCGGCGATCGAAGGGATGCGCCAGTCGCTGATGGACTCCGTTCTGCGGGTGCGTGACGCCAGCTCGCAGATTGATACCGGCAGCCGCGAGCTGACGGCCGGGAATATGAACCTGGCTCAGCGCACGGAATCCACCGCCACCTCGCTGGAGCAGACGGCCGCCAGCATGGAAGAGATCACCGCCACGGTGAAACTTAACGCCGATAACGCCGAGCAGGCGCACCAACTGGCGAAGTCGGTCTCCGATACCGCCGATCACGGCAGCGAAATGGTCTGCTATGTCATTGAGAAGATGCGCGACATCTCCGGCAGCTCGGCACGCATCGCCGATATCCTGAGCGTCATCGACGGCATTGCCTTCCAGACCAATATTCTGGCGCTGAACGCCTCCGTTGAAGCGGCGCGTGCGGGTGAGCAGGGGCGAGGTTTTGCGGTCGTGGCGGGTGAGGTGCGTAATCTCGCCAGCCGCAGTGCTGATGCGGCGAAAGAGATCCGCTCGCTTATCAGCGATTCGCAAACCCACGTGAACGAGGGCAGCGAGCTGGCGCAGCAGGCCGGTGAGACGATGGACGAGATCGCCACCGAAGTACTGCGTATGACCAAACTGATGCGTGAAATTGCGACGGCCTCTCAGGAGCAAAGCCGCGGTATTGAGCAGGTGAATATCGCTGTCAATCAGATGGATGAAACGGCGCAGCAAAATGCGGCGCTGGTCCAGCAATCATCTGCGGCAACACGTTCCCTGGAGGAGCAGTCTCGCGAGCTGATGGAAGCGATGGCCTCCTTCAAATTGACGACGCAAACGGCATGA
- the fbp gene encoding class 1 fructose-bisphosphatase: MKTLGEFIVEKQHEFSHATGELTALLSAIKLGAKIIHRDINKAGLVDILGASGAENVQGEVQQKLDLFANEKLKAALRARDIVAGIASEEEDEIVVFEGCEHAKYVVLMDPLDGSSNIDVNVSVGTIFSIYRRVTPVGTPVTEEDFLQPGSKQVAAGYVVYGSSTMLVYTTGCGVHAFTYDPSLGVFCLCQERMRFPEKGNTYSINEGNYIKFPNGVKKYIKFCQEEDKATQRPYTSRYIGSLVADFHRNLLKGGIYLYPSTASHPDGKLRLLYECNPMAFLAEQAGGKASDGKERILDIVPESLHQRRSFFVGNRHMVDDVERMIREFPDA, from the coding sequence ATGAAAACGTTAGGTGAATTTATTGTCGAGAAGCAGCACGAGTTCTCTCATGCTACGGGTGAGCTCACTGCTTTGCTGTCGGCAATAAAGCTGGGCGCTAAGATCATCCACCGCGATATCAACAAGGCCGGTCTGGTCGATATCCTGGGTGCCAGCGGTGCCGAGAACGTTCAGGGTGAGGTTCAGCAGAAACTCGACCTGTTCGCCAATGAAAAACTGAAAGCTGCACTGCGCGCGCGCGACATCGTTGCGGGTATCGCCTCTGAAGAAGAAGATGAGATCGTCGTATTCGAAGGGTGTGAACACGCGAAATACGTTGTTCTGATGGATCCGCTGGACGGCTCCTCCAACATCGACGTTAACGTTTCTGTCGGTACCATTTTCTCCATCTACCGTCGCGTCACGCCGGTTGGCACGCCGGTGACGGAAGAAGACTTCCTGCAACCGGGCAGTAAACAGGTTGCTGCCGGTTATGTGGTGTATGGCTCGTCCACCATGCTGGTGTACACCACCGGCTGCGGCGTACACGCCTTTACCTACGATCCGTCCCTGGGCGTGTTCTGCCTGTGCCAGGAGCGTATGCGCTTCCCGGAGAAGGGCAACACCTACTCCATCAACGAAGGCAACTACATCAAATTCCCGAACGGCGTGAAGAAGTACATCAAATTCTGCCAGGAAGAGGATAAAGCCACCCAGCGCCCGTACACCTCACGCTATATCGGCTCGCTGGTGGCGGATTTCCACCGTAACCTGCTGAAGGGCGGTATTTACCTCTACCCAAGCACCGCCAGCCACCCGGACGGAAAACTGCGTCTGCTGTACGAGTGCAACCCAATGGCGTTCCTGGCCGAACAGGCAGGCGGCAAGGCGAGCGACGGTAAAGAGCGTATTCTGGATATCGTGCCAGAAAGCCTGCACCAGCGCCGTTCCTTCTTCGTCGGCAACCGCCATATGGTGGATGACGTTGAACGCATGATCCGCGAATTCCCGGACGCGTAA
- the mpl gene encoding UDP-N-acetylmuramate:L-alanyl-gamma-D-glutamyl-meso-diaminopimelate ligase encodes MRIHILGICGTFMGGLAMLARSLGHEVTGSDANVYPPMSTLLEKQGISLIQGYDASQLEPQPDLVIVGNAMTRGNPCVEAVLERNIPYMSGPQWLHDFVLRDRWVVAVAGTHGKTTTAGMATWILEACGYKPGFVIGGVPGNFDVSARLGDSPFFVIEADEYDCAFFDKRSKFVHYCPRTLILNNLEFDHADIFDDLKAIQKQFHHLVRIVPGQGRIILPENDINLKQTLAMGCWSEQELVGEQGHWQAKKLNADASEWEVLLDGEKVGEVKWGLVGEHNMHNGLMAIAAARHVGVLPADAANALGTFINARRRLELRGEAHGVTVYDDFAHHPTAILATLAALRGKVGGTARILAVLEPRSNTMKMGICKDDLAPSLGRADEVFLLQPQHIPWQVAEVADACIQPAHWSADVDVLADMVVKAAQPGDHILVMSNGGFGGIHQKLLDGLAKKAAAAE; translated from the coding sequence ATGCGCATTCATATATTGGGGATTTGTGGCACTTTCATGGGCGGACTGGCAATGCTGGCGCGCTCGCTGGGCCATGAAGTGACAGGTTCGGACGCCAATGTGTATCCGCCGATGAGCACGCTGCTCGAGAAGCAGGGAATTTCTCTGATTCAGGGATACGACGCCAGCCAGCTGGAGCCGCAGCCGGATCTGGTGATCGTGGGTAACGCCATGACCCGTGGGAATCCATGCGTTGAAGCGGTGCTGGAACGCAATATCCCGTACATGTCTGGCCCGCAGTGGCTGCATGATTTTGTCCTGCGCGACCGCTGGGTTGTCGCCGTTGCCGGGACGCATGGCAAAACCACCACCGCCGGTATGGCGACCTGGATCCTCGAAGCCTGCGGCTACAAGCCGGGCTTCGTGATCGGCGGCGTACCGGGCAATTTCGACGTCTCCGCGCGTCTGGGCGACAGCCCGTTCTTTGTGATTGAAGCGGATGAATACGACTGCGCGTTCTTCGACAAGCGCTCCAAGTTCGTGCATTACTGCCCACGCACGCTGATCCTCAACAACCTTGAGTTCGATCACGCGGATATCTTTGACGACCTGAAAGCGATTCAGAAACAGTTCCACCATCTGGTGCGCATTGTTCCGGGTCAGGGCCGCATTATCCTGCCGGAGAACGACATCAACCTGAAGCAGACCCTGGCGATGGGGTGCTGGAGCGAGCAGGAGCTGGTGGGCGAGCAGGGGCACTGGCAGGCGAAAAAGCTCAACGCGGATGCCTCCGAATGGGAAGTGCTGCTCGACGGTGAGAAAGTGGGCGAGGTGAAGTGGGGCCTGGTGGGCGAGCACAACATGCACAACGGCCTGATGGCGATCGCCGCGGCGCGTCACGTTGGCGTACTGCCTGCGGATGCCGCCAATGCGCTGGGCACGTTTATCAACGCCCGTCGCCGTCTGGAGCTGCGTGGCGAAGCCCACGGTGTGACGGTGTATGACGATTTCGCGCACCACCCAACGGCCATTCTGGCGACGCTTGCCGCATTGCGTGGCAAAGTTGGCGGCACCGCGCGCATTCTGGCCGTACTGGAACCGCGTTCGAACACCATGAAAATGGGCATCTGCAAAGACGATCTCGCGCCGTCCTTAGGGCGTGCCGACGAAGTCTTCCTGCTGCAACCGCAGCATATTCCGTGGCAGGTGGCCGAAGTGGCCGACGCCTGCATTCAGCCAGCGCACTGGAGTGCGGACGTGGATGTCTTAGCGGATATGGTGGTGAAAGCCGCACAGCCTGGCGATCACATTCTGGTGATGAGCAACGGCGGGTTTGGCGGGATCCATCAGAAGCTGCTGGACGGTCTGGCGAAGAAAGCCGCGGCCGCAGAGTAA
- the yjgA gene encoding ribosome biogenesis factor YjgA, with protein MTKQPEDWLDDVPGDDIEDEDDEIIWVSKSEIKRDAEELKQLGAEMVELGKNALDKIPLDQDLRDAIELAQKIKKEGRRRQLQLIGKLLRQRDVEPIRQALDKLKNRHNQQVALFHKLEQIRDRLIEQGDDAVPEVLNLWPNADRQQLRSLIRNAKKEKEGNKPPKSARLIFQYLRELSENEE; from the coding sequence GACGTTCCCGGTGATGACATCGAAGACGAAGATGATGAGATCATCTGGGTCAGTAAAAGTGAAATTAAACGTGACGCCGAAGAGTTAAAACAGCTTGGCGCAGAAATGGTAGAACTGGGTAAAAACGCGCTGGATAAGATCCCGCTCGACCAGGATCTGCGTGATGCCATTGAACTGGCACAGAAAATCAAGAAAGAAGGGCGTCGCCGCCAGCTTCAGCTTATCGGGAAACTGCTGCGTCAGCGCGATGTTGAGCCGATCCGTCAGGCGCTGGATAAACTGAAGAACCGCCACAACCAGCAGGTTGCGCTGTTCCATAAGCTGGAGCAGATCCGCGACCGTCTTATCGAGCAAGGTGATGACGCGGTACCTGAAGTGCTGAACCTGTGGCCGAATGCCGACCGCCAGCAGCTGCGTTCTTTGATCCGTAACGCGAAGAAAGAGAAAGAAGGGAATAAGCCGCCGAAGTCAGCGCGTCTGATTTTCCAGTATCTGCGCGAGCTGTCTGAGAACGAAGAGTAA